From a region of the Suncus etruscus isolate mSunEtr1 chromosome 11, mSunEtr1.pri.cur, whole genome shotgun sequence genome:
- the TARBP2 gene encoding RISC-loading complex subunit TARBP2 isoform X1, which produces MSEEEQGSGTTTGCGLPSIEQMLAANLGKTPISLLQEYGTRIGKTPVYDLLKAEGQAHQPNFTFRVTVGDTSCTGQGPSKKAAKHKAAEVALKYLKGGSMLEPTLEDSSFLSLLDSSLPEDFPVFTSVVTAIPFPSVVLTRSPPMEVQPPVSPQQSECNPVGALQELVVQKGWRLPEYTVTQESGPAHRKEFTMTCQVERFVEIGSGTSKKLAKRNAAAKMLQRVHMVPLDAREGNEAEPDDDHFSIGMGSRQDGLRNRGPGCTWDSLRNSVGEKILSLRTCSQGALGALGPACCSILSELSEEQAFHVNYMDIEELSLSGLCQCLVELSTQPATVCHGSAATREAARGEAARHALQYLKIMAGSK; this is translated from the exons ATGAGTGAAGAGGAGCAGGGCTCCGGCACGACCACGGGCTGCGGGCTGCCTAG TATAGAGCAAATGCTGGCAGCCAACCTGGGCAAGACCCCCATCAGCCTTCTGCAGGAGTATGGGACCAGAATAGGAAAGACGCCTGTATACGACCTTCTCAAAGCCGAGGGCCAAGCCCACCAACCCAATTTCACCTTCCGGGTCACCGTTGGCGACACCAGCTGCACTG GTCAGGGCCCCAGCAAGAAGGCAGCCAAGCACAAGGCAGCTGAGGTGGCTCTCAAATACCTCAAAGGGGGGAGCATGCTGGAGCCGACCCTGGAGGACAGCAG TTTTTTATCTCTCCTAGACTCTTCACTCCCTGAGGACTTTCCTGTATTTACTTCTGTGGTGACAGCTATTCCTTTTCCATCTGTTGTCCTGACCAG GAGTCCCCCCATGGAGGTGCAGCCCCCCGTCTCCCCTCAGCAGTCTGAATGCAACCCTGTTGGCGCTTTGCAG GAGCTGGTAGTGCAGAAAGGCTGGCGGCTGCCTGAGTACACAGTCACCCAAGAGTCCGGGCCAGCCCACCGCAAGGAGTTTACCATGACCTGCCAAGTGGAGCGCTTTGTTGAGATTG GCAGTGGCACTTCCAAAAAGCTGGCGAAACGGAATGCGGCAGCCAAAATGCTGCAGCGGGTGCATATGGTACCTCTGGATGCCCGGGAGGGGAATGAGGCCGAACCTGATGATGACCACTTCTCCATT GGCATGGGCTCCCGCCAGGATGGATTGCGGAACCGGGGCCCAGGCTGCACTTGGGATTCTCTGCGGAACTCAGTGGGGGAGAAGATCCTGTCCCTCCGCACCTGCTCCCAGGGGGCCTTAGGTGCCCTGGGCCCTGCCTGCTGCAGCATCCTTAGCGAGCTATCTGAGGAGCAGGCCTTTCATGTCAACTACATGGATATTG AGGAGTTGAGTCTGAGTGGGCTCTGCCAGTGTCTGGTGGAGCTGTCCACACAGCCAGCCACCGTGTGTCACGGCTCTGCGGCCACCAGGGAAGCAGCTCGTGGTGAGGCAGCACGCCATGCCCTGCAGTACCTCAAGATCATGGCGGGCAGTAAGTGA
- the TARBP2 gene encoding RISC-loading complex subunit TARBP2 isoform X2, translating to MLAANLGKTPISLLQEYGTRIGKTPVYDLLKAEGQAHQPNFTFRVTVGDTSCTGQGPSKKAAKHKAAEVALKYLKGGSMLEPTLEDSSFLSLLDSSLPEDFPVFTSVVTAIPFPSVVLTRSPPMEVQPPVSPQQSECNPVGALQELVVQKGWRLPEYTVTQESGPAHRKEFTMTCQVERFVEIGSGTSKKLAKRNAAAKMLQRVHMVPLDAREGNEAEPDDDHFSIGMGSRQDGLRNRGPGCTWDSLRNSVGEKILSLRTCSQGALGALGPACCSILSELSEEQAFHVNYMDIEELSLSGLCQCLVELSTQPATVCHGSAATREAARGEAARHALQYLKIMAGSK from the exons ATGCTGGCAGCCAACCTGGGCAAGACCCCCATCAGCCTTCTGCAGGAGTATGGGACCAGAATAGGAAAGACGCCTGTATACGACCTTCTCAAAGCCGAGGGCCAAGCCCACCAACCCAATTTCACCTTCCGGGTCACCGTTGGCGACACCAGCTGCACTG GTCAGGGCCCCAGCAAGAAGGCAGCCAAGCACAAGGCAGCTGAGGTGGCTCTCAAATACCTCAAAGGGGGGAGCATGCTGGAGCCGACCCTGGAGGACAGCAG TTTTTTATCTCTCCTAGACTCTTCACTCCCTGAGGACTTTCCTGTATTTACTTCTGTGGTGACAGCTATTCCTTTTCCATCTGTTGTCCTGACCAG GAGTCCCCCCATGGAGGTGCAGCCCCCCGTCTCCCCTCAGCAGTCTGAATGCAACCCTGTTGGCGCTTTGCAG GAGCTGGTAGTGCAGAAAGGCTGGCGGCTGCCTGAGTACACAGTCACCCAAGAGTCCGGGCCAGCCCACCGCAAGGAGTTTACCATGACCTGCCAAGTGGAGCGCTTTGTTGAGATTG GCAGTGGCACTTCCAAAAAGCTGGCGAAACGGAATGCGGCAGCCAAAATGCTGCAGCGGGTGCATATGGTACCTCTGGATGCCCGGGAGGGGAATGAGGCCGAACCTGATGATGACCACTTCTCCATT GGCATGGGCTCCCGCCAGGATGGATTGCGGAACCGGGGCCCAGGCTGCACTTGGGATTCTCTGCGGAACTCAGTGGGGGAGAAGATCCTGTCCCTCCGCACCTGCTCCCAGGGGGCCTTAGGTGCCCTGGGCCCTGCCTGCTGCAGCATCCTTAGCGAGCTATCTGAGGAGCAGGCCTTTCATGTCAACTACATGGATATTG AGGAGTTGAGTCTGAGTGGGCTCTGCCAGTGTCTGGTGGAGCTGTCCACACAGCCAGCCACCGTGTGTCACGGCTCTGCGGCCACCAGGGAAGCAGCTCGTGGTGAGGCAGCACGCCATGCCCTGCAGTACCTCAAGATCATGGCGGGCAGTAAGTGA
- the NPFF gene encoding pro-FMRFamide-related neuropeptide FF isoform X2 has product MDSRQVVALLLLVVTGCGQVEGAEGARSWNGDLLFSEEDSGPQPEQDAETLRSLLHFLLQASKRPSRSPAFLFQPQRFGRNSRGPWSHNRLSARTGVEHSSPFWSLIAPQRFGKK; this is encoded by the exons ATGGACTCTAGGCAGGTCGTCGCATTGCTGCTGCTGGTAGTAACAGGCTGTGGCCAAGTGGAAGGAGCTGAAGGAGCCAGAAGCTGGAATGGAGACCTGCTCTTCTCT GAGGAAGATAGTGGACCCCAACCAGAGCAGGATGCCGAGACCCTGCGGTCCCTCTTGCATTTCCTGCTCCAGGCCTCAAAGAGACCCAGCCGAAGTCCAGCCTTCCTGTTTCAACCCCAGAG ATTTGGCAGAAACTCCCGAGGACCCTGGAGCCATAACAGGCTGAGTGCCCGCACTGGAGTAGAGCACAGCTCTCCATTTTGGAGCCTGATTGCCCCTCAGCGCTTTGGAAAGAAGTGA
- the NPFF gene encoding pro-FMRFamide-related neuropeptide FF isoform X1: MKNRPLGFRQLVTGSYSLPLMTYKSRAFAHLPSWMPKPQEEDSGPQPEQDAETLRSLLHFLLQASKRPSRSPAFLFQPQRFGRNSRGPWSHNRLSARTGVEHSSPFWSLIAPQRFGKK, from the exons ATGAAGAACCGGCCCCTTGGCTTCCGACAACTTGTTACTGGCAGCTACTCCCTTCCCCTTATGACTTATAAATCTAGAGCCTTTGCCCACCTTCCGTCCTGGATGCCCAAACCACAGGAGGAAGATAGTGGACCCCAACCAGAGCAGGATGCCGAGACCCTGCGGTCCCTCTTGCATTTCCTGCTCCAGGCCTCAAAGAGACCCAGCCGAAGTCCAGCCTTCCTGTTTCAACCCCAGAG ATTTGGCAGAAACTCCCGAGGACCCTGGAGCCATAACAGGCTGAGTGCCCGCACTGGAGTAGAGCACAGCTCTCCATTTTGGAGCCTGATTGCCCCTCAGCGCTTTGGAAAGAAGTGA